One stretch of Catenulispora sp. GP43 DNA includes these proteins:
- a CDS encoding tyrosine-type recombinase/integrase: MAFLREVERWPAPRDQALARVPFYAGARISEVVALDVEDVRMSRRIGELRLYGKGAKVRTVPLKPQLRMALATWIEARASWVGADGPALFLNRAGRRLSATGASEIITAITAPARFEDPATAHVLRHTFGTSLVRGGAGLVTVAELLGHSRVETVRIYSKPTQADKVKALEHLTVDE; this comes from the coding sequence GTGGCGTTCCTGCGCGAGGTCGAGCGTTGGCCCGCCCCGCGCGACCAGGCGCTGGCACGGGTGCCGTTTTACGCCGGGGCCAGGATCTCCGAGGTGGTTGCGCTGGACGTTGAGGACGTGCGCATGTCCCGGCGGATTGGGGAGCTACGGCTGTACGGCAAGGGCGCCAAGGTGCGCACCGTGCCGCTCAAGCCGCAGCTGCGAATGGCCCTCGCGACGTGGATTGAGGCAAGGGCCAGTTGGGTCGGCGCCGACGGTCCGGCGCTGTTTCTCAACCGCGCGGGTCGACGACTGTCGGCCACCGGGGCGAGCGAGATCATCACGGCGATCACCGCTCCGGCCCGGTTCGAGGACCCGGCCACCGCCCATGTACTTCGCCATACCTTCGGCACCTCGCTCGTCCGAGGCGGCGCCGGCCTCGTCACCGTCGCCGAACTTCTCGGACACTCCCGTGTCGAGACCGTCCGTATCTACAGCAAACCCACCCAGGCCGACAAGGTCAAAGCCCTGGAACACCTCACCGTCGACGAATAG